From the Helianthus annuus cultivar XRQ/B chromosome 17, HanXRQr2.0-SUNRISE, whole genome shotgun sequence genome, the window gggtttaaggttaatagatacgccacatagcataaagctgtggcgggaaaaccaacgattatacctttataaatatagacacattgtcgggtgtacgcctacacccgcgtgtcgaggtcatggccatttcgtaaaatgatgccaaggatatccgggacatggtcattaagctcccaaaggcgtaaagccaacaaaacaaatttttaaacgggtcacattgattactaaagtttccgtaattgcgctatttagaataactcctattctagacctcggattgacgtgaaattctagggacatgcttagaaataagtaactaaggttattgtcctttcacatatccaaaattctcgttttaaagtaaaaagggcgttatggtcaacttttaagcttttAACGGAATGTGcgaaagactcggacaaacaacgaaccggtcatagagggttataccatcatgtaacctggtcctaagagagtcctaaggcatatctaaatcataccataacgggtcagaactgaagtcaaagcaaatgtcaaagttttgcgactttcggttccgaaccgggtcaaaacagtaaatggtcggatcaaacaagcttagaccatttataatacttattatcatgttgtatgagtgttaaaacaggttacacgtcatctacattactgattatgcataaaatcgaaagttagcattctgttgactttttctaagcaagtttgactcgacatttggactagttagaatgggaatcagagggtgcccttttaagggtttaaagcccacatgattaccaacatataactagttacctttgattcggctaatcattggaccatttgtgattaaccgttaaatcaatcgttaattatgacggattgacttttaggctatatctaagcaaaacttaaccaagaaagggtggagcatacttacaagagtcctatgcacgacttgtgaagcttagagagaatgcttgagcttcagaaatgatcagaaagcagaatgaaggtgtgaagaacttggttGCAACTCATGGCCCTTTTATAGTAAATTTGGGACCTTAGATCATTGCCACACAAGTCTACAAGTGTTCTTAGATCAccaacatgtgtccctgagtgctaggggacatttagggggcgcccatgctctcattattGCTCAATAAGTCGGtcaaaacaccaaacagtgcttctgtccatgttttctgcatctgggacattgacgcggcccgcgtaagagatcACTTAACTTTAACGCGGGTCACCAGAATCCTTCTGACAAGCCCATATCTTCTACTGTGCTCGCGGCCCATGTAAAGTCCCTTAAttcttttacgcggcccgcctgagacctatttttcaagattttcaaatctttttaataattgcagttggcctttcgattttgaaggggtaactttgcactttgggcctcttttatttacgtataagggcctcttGACTTTTACCCTCGCCGATAAATCCTCGGTTAACTTATTATTACCcaaaaagtcctaactttcaaggttgacgcttttaacccctcgcatacgaatttgatcataactttctcgttttaaaacggaacgttgcgaaatttatatcgtacattcttttgagcgtaatttactgttacaaagtcttgggttcgttaaagggtcaatcagaggtataacttaaacatgttgacacatttaacccctgttagtttgtaatctctcactttcttccacatttcgttctgtacgatccatgatttattcgtttgaaggtacgagcatcatttaaggttactgtacagtatatttatcccttgttgacattttgaaccctcgaattcacatactttccatgtttgtcaactttagtccttatttagtatttaataccacgtgtaaacctatgacacgtgtcaatactttattggacgcaaaatttcgaggtgttacagactGTCATTCAGGTTTACTGTTCCAAGTCTTATCCAAGACCAAAAATTTACAAAACCTTTACAAAAATCAGAATGAATCTTCCTCCGGAAGATACCCTCTCACTTTTTCATAGCAAAAACATTTCCCTCTCaaaagtccagtgctccacttactcacataagtacaacactagactggggggacttgaaggggtaaggtcccaaaaaccccatAAAAGGCGATGGGAACCATACCAAAACCTTACAGATCAAACCTtataccttgcgcggccgcgcactggtcttaCAAACAGAGATCTAAGAGCAGTCAAGATGTCAACACTTGTGCGACCAAAGGGAATCATAAACCTTTGCGCTTTCTCCCATAAATAAAGGATGAAAATCCTGAGATAAATACTCCCGCCTTTATagccagacttggatattatttactcaAACTTGAGAATTATTTTCCACCTGTCTCCACACGATAAAGGTgacacaccagattacagcagtaatcttctagaagggatacaatcgtgcaccaccaaaaCGGTTACAACCGaatggacacgtgtcatcatctcATACGTCCCTAAGGTCACAACAGAAGTATGCAAATGGAGAGTAATCTCCATTtgatcactttacacgtggcTTATCCCCAGCCTTAGATCTAAATCACGATCTGTGTGCTCTCACCTCAGATCAGAAagcttaacggaaggaaatgtaaccgcttacgggttagcatcttccgttaacttttcattaacaggttttcccgcccaaatgACTCTCGGCTATAAATAAGAGATAAAACCCAGGTACGACACAAGCTACACACACTTCCCAAATTCTTAATCTTCTTCTTcataccaatacttattctcacaccggagtcgagtcaaggagagaaccccttttctccccttgacgaggctaacggtgctcttttttgcagagCTATCACAGGAGAAGGTCAATCGGATCTGAATCAATCGAGTGGAagctaaccttttatgcggattcaaaccccctagatatttcggttccgaccatttatctagtgttccTTCACTTACTGTTTAGTTATATAAATTAGCTTATAAAACATCAGTGGGTAACAAGTTTCatatgccaaaaatagttttgacccatacttaGGTGCTAAGAACGCTTAAAAGTCGGTTTAAAGGGATATTCGggttaaaataggaaatctgagtttttgatcagtttataaggttcaaaatatcttatttatcatataaaaaatttgacatcaaaatgttatgtaaaactcattttatgcataaaaagggtaaaaccgacaattacgGATTTCgagctataatcctatgttatgctcagcctaaaaataaataaaaatctttaaaaatcccaaaatattattttacatcagtaggtaaaaagtttagtattaaaaatcgggtttagataggctttatgctaattacgccattaaaataacaaaaagttccttaattacgctattgagcataactcctaatctagacctcaaactgatgtcaaattttcgggacatgtctaaatatcagtagcaaggTTGTTAgtccattcacattgctaaaaatctcagttATATGTCAAAAGGGCGTTTATGGCATTAttaagcataattacgatcaagtgcatataattcaaaccattaggcatcatgcaatataacttcagagggttatactactgagtatgtggtcctaatggaagcttaaaacatgggagaattaAGATTGAACGGGTctgaactgaaagtcaaagcaaaagtcaagcttttgggattttcggttataaactgaccttagactattaattgccgggttaggactgataaaacatgttttaatattaaataccaagtcattagaatgttaaaatataatttagaacatctgctttattaattttaatcatttgtaaacattctgtccagtttgactttttgtcaaactactttgacccgacaattgatcagtcaaacgagataattaggaggtgcccttttaagggttaaccACCTACACTAAGatggttccataaccactttcaatttatCAGTGGCTGGATCATATAAGATTAAAATGAAAGTCAAACTTAAATTACGATAAGTTTGACTTCTAGGTAAATAAGCTACTTAAAAGGACTAAACAGGTAATTAGGAGCTTACTAAAGGTCCAATCTGTCTTTTCTACACTTCTAAGTCTTCTCCAAGTCCTTGCAAGCTCCAGAGATGAGTGCTTCAATAATGTTGCAATTGTGAGTTTTGAGAACTCAACACCAGAGGTAAAGCTTTCGGGAAAATgtttaaaaggtcactcagaggtaaacTTAACATGTTAACACGTTTACTTTCCTTAGCTTTATTATCtttcatatatatacacaaactgCTTCTTATATTCAATTAATCTTTCGATTAAGAATATATTATCCACGTAGTGTTAATCAGAGGCCCTggtttggcatgttgacatttTAAGTCCTTCAAACAAAAGTTTCCACATGTTTAAAGTTtcaggacacgtgtctatacataattggacacgtttttacgtggtgttacatcctcaccccctttaaagaaatctcgaccccgagatttactggaataagtgagggtacttttGTTTCATAGTGgattcgacttcccacgtatattccgGACCTCtgcgagcatcccatttgacctttactataggtacatgctttcttcggagccttttaacctgtcgatcctcgattgaTATAGGTCTTTCGACAAATCTTAAGCTTTCATCAAACTGCACGTCTTTATGGGACATGGCTAGAGATTCATCGACTAGGCATTTCTTCAAGTTacaaatgtgaaacacattatgaattccacttAGCTCCTCTGGCaggtttagcttataagctaaactgCCGACACATTCAATAATCTCGAATGATCCAATATACCTAGGGCTTAACttgcccttcttaccaaaacgcatcatacctttccagggtgacactttcaGTGACACTTTATCGcctacctcaaactttagaggtttttgcctcttatcagcataacttttctgcctatctctggcagctttcaggcgatcacgaatctggacaatcttgtccgttgtctcaaggactatatcaggtcctgataactgagcttctcctacttctgcccaacagacgggcgttctgcatttcctaccatataatgcctcaaaaggcgcagcttgaatgctagtatggtagctattgttataggagaactcgatcaatggcaggtggtcatcccaactaccacctaaatcaataacacatgtacgaagcatgtcttccaaagcttgaattgtacgctcactctgtccatcagtCTGCGGgtggtaagcagtactaaaattcaaacgtgtacccagagattgttggaaacttttccaaaaatgagaggtgtatctagtatctctatctgAGATAATAGACATCGGTACGCCATGAAGAGCCACAATCTTATCAATGTACAACTAGGCTAACTTGTCGGAGCTATGACTCTCCTTAAtgggcaagaagtgtgctgactttgtcagtctatcaactataacccatatggtatcatttccgtaccttgttttaggtaacttggttataaaatccatagttaccatctcccacttccacgtAGGGAGTTCTGGCTGTTGTAGAAGACCggatggcttttgatgttcagctttagtCTGAGCACATGTTAGGCACTTAGCTACATgtgtggcaatagatttcttcaaacctatccaccaacaattagcctttaaatcttgatacattttgccACCTCCGGGGTGAACTGAGTACTTAGaattgtgggcttcctgaaggatcacatctcaaagtcctccttgaataggaacccaaattcttccattcATTCTGAGGATTCCATCCTTCCCAGGTGTtaactgttcagcagttacacctaatttTTCATTTGGAAGGTTAACTTCCAAAACAACATCTTTCTGTGCAGCAAATAGTCTTTCATTCAGACTATTCTTcaactcaatgctcttggcattgatcctaatCGGTTTAACTCTTTCCTTTCAACTTAGAGCATCCGCAACCACGTTtgctttacctggatggtagcgaatttcacaatcatagtcattcagagtttccatccaacggcgttgtctcatattgagctttttttgattgaacagatgttggagacttttgtgatccgaatagatcacacatttagttccatacaagtaatgtctccacaattttagtgcgaatacaacagcacccaactctaaatcatgggtggtgtaattcttttcatgcacttttagttgtcgtgatgcataggcaattaccttgcctcgctgcataagtacacaccccatgccggtgtgtgaagcatcacaatatacaacAAACTCTTCAACTCCTTCTGGTAAGGATAACACCGGAGCATTGCTCAATCTTTGCTTTAGAATCTCAAAAGATTCCTGTTGCTTTGAACCCCAGTCAAATTTCACATTATTACGCGTTAAAGAAGTTAAGGGTGCAGctattcttgaaaagttctcaataaatcttctataatatccggctaaacccagaaagctgtgaatttccgtaggcgtcttaggtgcttcccaattcataaCAGCTTCTACCTTGGCAGGATCCACTTGGATGCCctgctcactaacaacatgtccaaggaactggactttgCGAAGCTAaaactcgcacttggagaatttggcatacaatttcTCCTATTGAAGCAGTCCTAAGATACACCGAAGGTGCTTTTCATGCTCAACTTGGCTACGAgagtaaataagtatgtcgtctataaagacaatgacaaacttatctaagtatggtttgcagaatctattcatgaggtccatgaatgctgcaggcgcattagtgagcccaaaaggcatcataAGAACTCAAAAtgtccataccttgttctgaatgccgtCTTTGGTACATCCTCAGTTCGGACcttgagttgatgatacccagatctcagatcaatcttcgagaaatagctcgccccttggagttgatcgaataaatcatcgatcctaggcaaaggataacgattcttgatcgttaccttgtccaattcacgataatcaatgcataagcgcattgatccgtccttctttttcacgaacagtattggagctccccagggcgaagagctggGTTGAATGAAACCTTTCCCTAGTAAGTCATCAAGTTGCTTTCTAAGCTCTTTCATCTCCGTAGGTGCTAGACGATACGGAGCTCTTGCAATAGGTGCAGATCCTGGTAGAATGTCtatcctgaactccacttgtctctcaggaggtaatccaggtagctcatcaggaaagacatcaggatacTCTGAGATGATTGGAACGTCTTCAATCTTTGGCTTTGGACCATTcacagtcacttgtgccatataaatgacacatccatTTTCCAAACACTATGATACCTTGAGAATAGACACATTGCTGGGCAATCCATATTGTGTATCTCCCTGTATAGTGACTGATTCACCAGAAGGGGTTTTGATAATAACTAGCTTTTTATCACAGGCAATCTAGGCTTGGTTAtgagacaaccaatccatgcctaaaactatatcaaacccagccaatttcattggcaagagggatagcggaatagaatgattcttaatggacattgaacatccatcaagaagagtggaagctgtttctaaggtaccatcagcaagctctacctcatattttatgtctagagtcttaataggcaaATTCAATATCTTACAAAACTTatggtctacaaaagacttatcagcaccggaatcaaataagactctagcatagttattattgatgaggaaggtacTTGTTATGACGTTCTCATCGTTCACCGCTTCCCTCGCTTGCATCTGAAAAACTCTTGCATTTGTTTTCTTTGCCTCCTCgggcttcttcgcattcttggggtaattagttttgatgtgccccttctcattgcaaccatagcaagTTGCATCTTTGATATTCCGGCATTCAACAGACTTGTGCCCtttctttttacaaatcccacatggtttggcctgtgggtcttggttgcactttccaaagtgcctTTTATGACAGGTCTTGCACCTGGGCTTATCATTCGACTGCCCCTTTTTGGAACCCCCTTGCCCTTTTTGTTCGATTGAGGAGACTGGCCATCCtctcttttccttttcccttcATCAGTAGCCTTCTTCGCCCTACTCCTCACAACATCCAAAGTGAGGGACAATGACAGATCCACAGCGGATCTATAAGTGGCTGGTTTAGAGGCCTTAACGTTTCCCTTTACTTCAGGGGCCAGGCCACcaatgaaacgcgcaatgcgtttgggCTCAGGAGTAACTAAATAGGGTACAAGCCTTGACATCGTGTTAAAGCTTGTCACATAGGATCTACAATCCAGATCCTTCATTACCAGGGTGAGGAAATCAGTCTCTATCCTCTCTACCTCATGTTGAGGACAGTAAATGTCTTTCACCAAATCAACAAATTTCTCCCAAGAAAGGTTGTACAAATGAACCTTCCCGGTGGCCTGCACTAACGCTTTCCACCAAGTGAGGGCATCTCCCTTGAAGGACTGTGATACAAACTTCACTATATCCTCTTTAGCACATTCGCTGATGTCTATTACAGTCTCCATCTCGTCCAACCATTTCATACAATCAATCGCTCCCTTCACCTGTAAAATCCCTCGGCTtacaggagacaaagtacttataggtacAACCCTTGGTGTACCTAGGAGTCGACTCGAGGACTATCTGCCTCTTGGGTTCACTACCGTGGTTAGATGAGTGCTGAGACTCACTTTTCTAATGGGTACGAGGTTGAGAATGAGATCTCGAATGAGTTTGAGACCGAGCAACACTCGGCTCTTTAAACTTAGCATCTACCGTCTGAGAAACTGCTGCGGTGATCAATGCTTGCAGTTCGGCACCAGTGATATTAATCCTGGTGTTGTTCCCGTCTGCAGGATGACTGTTTGCTTCATCCGAGCCAGCCATTTCTGAATACTATATCAAACAATgataatatttaaattatatatattgattcatcgcattgatgatcagatggtcatggtattattaaaccatttaGACCGTTTTAAGCAATAATTAATAATCAAACAGAATATAATATTCTTTATATTAATTAGACAGGGAAATTAAAATttcacaactgtcaatgtcgtaTAAGACATTTTAACATTAGGCTCGTCTCGAAGGACATTTAAATAGCTTAGAAAGCTTGTCACAGGGACGATTTAAAACCTAATCAGCGATCTCTTGGATCAGTGATCTTTTAAGGGTCGAACAAAGTTCATTGCgcttttgacaagaagtttatgAATAGAACTTTCGTTGTCCTTATTACACCCTTGCTTATAATcatacatctctaatggatgtctaGGTGTACACATCATATTgatgtttattagccatgattcacaTTGATCATTTAGGCTATATATAGATGACTTGGAAAAATCCAAGTACATTATTGAAGCTTGTGTGGTTTCTCGTACCGCACAgctaggaatgttaacatgttttcaaatGTTAACAGAGATTTACTATCTTAAAAAGATTGTACCATCATAGCCTGTTAAtactttggctaggttatacctctaagaatTTCTTTGGCGgatcaattataaattgaaaAGATATATCATGATGTAATAAATACATAATTAAAAATCAAAGAtaaacttcatcaaacttgaaaCGAGTACAagtgccctaaacgggtcttagAAAGAATAAACGGCCCGCACACGGGCTTACAGAAATAGGAAAATACGTCCGCGCAGGGACTTTAATACAGAAAATAAACTAATGTCCTCACAGGGACATGATTACaaacaacataagaaaattaaACAAATCCCTACTTCTTCTTTCCTTTAAGAAGGTTTGCAAGAACCTTCATAAAGCTACCATGCTCCTTCTTGTTTTTCTTAGCTTCGTGTTCAACCTTGTCTAACCTCTCAAGGATTTCTTGAGTTTTCTGCTGCTGGAAGGAAGGAGGTTGCTGGTATGGCGGGTATTGATAACCCTGTACTGGGTATCCAGTTGGATGAACTTGAGGGtaagaagaagggtaaaggtgATGGTATTGTGCAGCTGTAAGGTACGGGTCTTGAGTTCCGTAATCCGATGGATATCCCGATGGGTTTTCAAAAGGATTGTACCAAGAAGAACCTGGGTAAGTCGGGATTGGGTTGTCGAAACCCATTGGCGGCTGAGGTGGCGCATAAGGAGCTGGCGGAGGATCAATCTCCGGTGCCACATTCGAGGGCCCACCCATTTGGGGGTCTTCTGGAATAGAAGGATAAGAACTCGAACCCTGAGGAGAACTGAAACAAGGTCCTCCTCGCACGGATATACGTACGTTCCTCCTTCGCCTCGGAGGCTCGGGAGGTGGCTGTGGTGGTTGCTGAGGCGGTTCCTCAACAGGAAGTAGTGGTGGTGAAACTGCCTGGAGCTGGGGTTCAACCAAAGGTGGTTGAGCTGGAGAGCTATGGTACGAAGGAGTAAAGTACCAATCAAAGGTGGCCATCCTCTTCTGGAATGAATCGGGCC encodes:
- the LOC110924243 gene encoding cyclin-K-like, translating into MEMDDDPDPEMQTGTPGHPISISSGSPFQGSPYRGPDSFQKRMATFDWYFTPSYHSSPAQPPLVEPQLQAVSPPLLPVEEPPQQPPQPPPEPPRRRRNVRISVRGGPCFSSPQGSSSYPSIPEDPQMGGPSNVAPEIDPPPAPYAPPQPPMGFDNPIPTYPGSSWYNPFENPSGYPSDYGTQDPYLTAAQYHHLYPSSYPQVHPTGYPVQGYQYPPYQQPPSFQQQKTQEILERLDKVEHEAKKNKKEHGSFMKVLANLLKGKKK